A section of the Glandiceps talaboti chromosome 8, keGlaTala1.1, whole genome shotgun sequence genome encodes:
- the LOC144439428 gene encoding uncharacterized protein LOC144439428, which produces MKSVLQNSEVEAKPSSSKQEKDVAGRGLAQNLGKQLLGMMIHNNQSQQPPCPSQVDELLKILQPQQQQYQGQQCKTGSGKFGSHQQMEAQPPLPPPLPFAPPPLPLAPPPCLPPPPPPPPPDTGPQTPFYGSEPIQFRLKTGAQKSMPSSAAPPPPLPPLPPPPPPPPPPPPPPPPQSLLDDMNMQNRSLKKFEKQGGQKIDTPKPETGNIHPDLVKIESDMEQKMDSSKKVVFDVIQQQLLIPPQQLSKSAEEERIKTIQEMKKLIEIQLSAGKINSATIEHCQQLHSEICKALKRSNDFVTQTDSSKTPNKFTKRGTSGSEGQHGESVKYSPHLNMGDSECESMKSPSDIKLGRGGRDFVKGQTHANVAQSEEDFVKNPLHIDHTPTDVNIVDNPVDTENAQSDQILIEQIAEVSKLHTLVGFKISAGDMDETKTAQYQEIHQKLTFQLRAMQNQLKQSHSMRTQCCLDIKAHNEPKQSNVVQQSEIGTVMNVSTANKIENITQGHSKTSTYSKTDLQNVSINRPAENRLDNLEVPDPLFKDKTGAKDVIMPSKENYSAWNNPADCSQLISFLQKLSQLQADKSYQQPQSSSDNPDRAAAGMTLKDDSAWNNPADCSQLISFLQKLSRSQTDKSFKQSKSLLNNSDRDATEMTLKEDKHQVHTQSASSTAFQKRLTFDLYRALKRKAGGEEFHSPSHSSDEFLHKNSGPAAKKHKSVLATAREESDHDVNWHPRDKDIKKGKRDNKMDDTSNIDHYSQQETGKKDDPDRKREMWRKRGKSPCEQDDSQAVTKRMRQWPEGNEKRSPENTNKTAKEPTQSGDHVGPLHHGKTEHQKLHRGRNDDGRESGRFQHTGDVRQSERDGEQLKNKPKTYNCSACKMFLAGVTAYKEHILLKVHELQYNHLRMGRRNPVTAKEKLAVEGYKVRDGLWLCSICDVKRPTSKKLMYHFESAPHRIQKQKLMLQVGKSQTEVIQQMYQGSIKPLDGKDKMMVEERLKTVGTTLNDGGFDCVICLTKYDPTQTRAQHLSNRTHHDALAYLRRIAKLKNLIVDLSKQNNSNALKAAGSIEHKIKSESSADDGCYCALCDKNFASKDEYSDHRWHNFNQHEGIKHMLHVIITVKKAIEQNQRDTIQSLVKDHDDRLNITPCGLNQFFCGICETVQQKIKVHELHLKKHGHRIKRIYFEETGTALQHFKTQSGNKKSNPGERSKDSEQSMARSSQEIPMRTTCVAEGGTPKKSESGVIEQSRTYAPEKSIKNMLSRIEASRNKHNEHVAASAGKTARSKRETMEKYERLQNKHKAQKRDDFMKSSEMKSVVETEKDKARTQHKTTMKRDINQLHGKDRVVGNKTDFKGNTDKHRDKKNDHKHRQEEEDDGYRKKNEKHKYKDENRDRKTGHKHKLQEGAQKVAGSCTKDNNSDVHTVVKKTTEGSEESCVVIDKNETEGGNDVCRIETNRGGTDSTNTINDKPSKDADKPIKDVDEAYKDTDKASKDADKPCKDADNASMDADKPSKDADNASKDTDKASKNADNASKDADNASMDADKASKDTDKPCKDTDKPCKDADKPCKDADKPCKDADNASMDVDKPDKGVDKADKDADKPSKDADKPGKDVVNDGDTGDIVNRETLSPAVTDKHKEEESDSTREEATDTLMGKSTKKRPEFDKLLRNMKEVRIVLVDCMATKSKTCKVVTEKTTQSQSPKCQFDESVASTEIKIAVRDKTSKYEKSKTSAMTSDFTIAEKQKDNYARETPIKEKDTTQIAKEKDTTQIAKDKDTTQIAKEKNTTQIATEKDTTQIATEKDTTQITKEKDTAQIATEKDTTQIAKDKDTSQITKEKDTAQIATEKDTTQIAKEKDNTQIAKEKDNTQIAKEKDTSQIAKDKDTTQKAKEKNTTQIAKEKDTTQIAKDKDTTQIATEKDITQIATEKVKTQIATEKVKTQIATEKVKTQIAKEKVKTQIATEKVKTQIATEKVKTQIATEKVKTQIATEKVKTQIATEKVKTQIATEKVKTQIATEKVKTQIATEKVKTQIATEKVKTQGKVVKSERGKIEKDSEETRKPSKKSPCVRKVLRVILHDIYKSPKKNDGQPVAKPSAGQPVAKPSAGQPVVISDKNTEISDKIEDNTPAATNEIMESCKDTDKKRKCEDTTDKKRKCEDTAKCSAIKVKQETLVKGNKLKKDDTEDFLKTTCLK; this is translated from the exons ATGAAAAGTGTTTTGCAAAATAGTGAAGTTGAAGCCAAACCAAGCAGTAGTAAACAAGAAAAGGATGTTGCAGGCAGAGGTTTGGCGCAAAATCTGGGCAAACAGTTACTGGGTATGATGATACATAATAATCAATCACAGCAACCACCTTGCCCCAGCCAGGTAGATGAGCTCTTAAAAATATTACAACCACAGCAGCAGCAATATCAAGGGCAACAATGTAAAACAGGAAGTGGTAAATTTGGTTCTCATCAACAGATGGAGGCACAACCACCACTGCCGCCACCACTACCATTTGCACCTCCACCACTGCCATTGGCACCACCACCATgcctaccaccaccaccgccacctcCGCCACCTGATACAGGACCACAAACTCCCTTTTATGGTTCCGAACCAATACAATTTAGATTAAAAACTGGTGCACAGAAAAGTATGCCATCATCTgctgcaccaccaccacctttgCCTCCACTGCCACCACCCCCTCCACCTCCACCGCcgccacccccaccaccaccaccccagtCATTGCTAGATGATATGAACATGCAGAACAGATCTCTAAAGAAGTTTGAAAAACAAGGAGGGCAAAAGATAGACACTCCAAAACCAGAGACGGGGAACATTCATCCTGATTTGGTGAAAATAGAATCAGACATGGAGCAGAAAATGGACAGttcaaaaaaagttgtttttgaTGTTATTCAGCAACAACTTCTCATACCTCCACAACAATTATCAAAGTCTGCTGAAGAGGAACGTATAAAAACCATTCAAGAAATGAAGAAATTGATTGAAATTCAACTGTCTGCAGGTAAAATCAACTCAGCTACAATAGAACACTGTCAACAACTCCACTCTGAAATATGTAAGGCGCTAAAGAGATCTAATGATTTTGTCACACAAACTGACAGTTCAAAAACCCCAAACAAATTCACTAAAAGAGGAACTTCAGGCAGTGAAGGTCAGCATGGTGAGTCTGTGAAATACTCACCACATCTCAATATGGGAGACTCCGAATGTGAATCTATGAAATCTCCATCAGATATAAAATTGGGCCGTGGAGGCCGAGACTTTGTAAAGGGTCAGACACATGCAAATGTTGCACAGAGTGAGGAAGACTTTGTGAAGAATCCATTGCATATCGATCATACACCGACTGATGTGAACATTGTTGACAATCCAGTGGATACTGAAAATGCACAATCTGACCAGATCTTGATTGAGCAGATAGCAGAAGTCAGTAAACTCCACACACTGGTCGGATTCAAAATCTCTGCAGGAGACATGGACGAAACAAAGACAGCTCAGTATCAGGAAATACATCAAAAACTGACTTTTCAGTTGAGGGCAATGCAGAATCAACTCAAACAAAGTCATTCAATGAGAACTCAGTGTTGCTTGGACATTAAAGCTCACAACGAACCAAAACAAAGCAATGTCGTTCAACAAAGTGAAATTGGCACAGTAATGAATGTGTCCACTGCAAACAAGATTGAAAACATCACACAAGGTCATTCCAAGACCTCAACATATAGCAAGACAGACCTCCAGAATGTTTCAATAAACAGACCtgctgagaataggttggataATCTGGAAGTACCAGACCCACTATTCAAAGACAAGACTGGAGCTAAGGATGTAATTATGCCAAGTAAAGAAAATTATTCAGCTTGGAACAATCCCGCCGACTGCTCCCAGTTGATATCATTTCTTCAAAAACTGTCTCAGTTGCAAGCTGATAAATCATACCAACAACCACAGAGTTCATCAGATAATCCTGACAGAGCTGCTGCTGGAATGACATTGAAAGATGATTCAGCATGGAACAATCCCGCCGATTGCTCCCAGTTGATATCATTTCTTCAAAAGCTGTCTCGATCACAAACTGATAAATCGTTCAAACAATCTAAGAGTTTATTAAATAATTCTGACAGAGATGCAACCGAGATGACATTGAAAGAAGACAAACATCAAGTGCACACACAGAGTGCAAGCAGTACTGCTTTTCAGAAACGATTAACCTTTGATTTGTACAGAGCATTAAAGAGAAAGGCTGGTGGAGAAGAGTTCCACTCACCCTCTCACAGTTCTGATGAATTTCTTCATAAAAATAGTGGACCAGCAgcaaaaaaacacaaatcagTTCTG GCCACTGCAAGAGAGGAATCTGATCATGATGTGAATTGGCATCCCAGAGATAAGGATATAAAGAAAGGTAAAAGGGACAACAAAATGGATGACACATCAAACATTGACCACTACTCTCAGCAAGAGACAGGGAAAAAAGATGACCcagacagaaagagagaaaTGTGGAGGAAGCGAGGAAAGTCTCCCTGTGAACAGGATGACAGTCAGGCTGTAACAAAAAGAATGAGACAATGGCCAGAAGGTAATGAGAAGAGAAGTCCAGAGAATACCAACAAAACAGCAAAAGAGCCAACTCAAAGTGGGGATCATGTTggaccattgcatcatgggaaaacaGAGCATCAAAAGTTGCATCGTGGGAGAAACGATGATGGAAGAGAAAGTGGGCGATTTCAGCATACAGGTGATGTGAGGCAGTCAGAGAGAGATGGTGAACAACttaaaaacaaaccaaaaaccTATAACTGTAGTGCCTGCAAGATGTTTTTGGCTGGTGTTACG GCTTATAAAGAACATATTTTACTTAAAGTACATGAACTTCAATATAATCATCTAAGGATGGGTAGACGAAATCCT GTAACAGCAAAGGAGAAGTTAGCTGTAGAGGGCTACAAAGTTCGTGATGGTTTATGGCTTTGTTCTATATGTGATGTCAAACGCCCAACCTCCAAG AAattaatgtatcattttgaaagTGCACCACACAggattcaaaaacaaaaactgatGCTTCAAGTAGGTAAAAGCCAGACCGAGGTGATTCAGCAAATGTATCAAGGCTCAATCAAACCCTTGGATGGCAAAGAT AAAATGATGGTTGAAGAGAGACTTAAAACTGTAGGAACAACATTAAATGATGGTGGTTTTGACTGTGTCATATGTTTGACTAAATATGATCCTACCCAA ACACGTGCCCAACATTTATCAAACAGGACACATCATGATGCTCTGGCCTACCTACGGAGAATTGCTAAGTTGAAAAATCTCATCGTTGATCTCTCCAAGCAAAATAACAGCAATGCATTGAAGGCTGCA GGGTCAATTGAACACAAAATCAAATCTGAAAGCAGTGCTGATGATGGCTGTTACTGTGCTCTATGTGATAAGAACTTTGCAAGCAAAGAT GAATATTCTGATCACAGATGGCACAATTTCAACCAACATGAAGGAATCAAACATATGTTACATGTTATCATCACTGTTAAGAAGGCTATTGAACAAAATCAAAGAGATACAATTCAATCATTGGTGAAG GATCATGATGACAGACTGAACATCACACCTTGTGGTCTAAATCAGTTTTTCTGTGGGATATGTGAGACAGTCCAGCAAAAAATTAAA GTTCATGAACTTCATTTGAAAAAACACGGACACAGAATTAAAAGAATTTACTTTGAAGAAACTGGTACTGCTCTACAACATTTCAAGACACAAAGTGGAAACAAGAAGAGCAATCCTGGAGAAAGAAGCAAAGATAGTGAACAGAGTATGGCCAGGTCAAGTCAGGAGATACCTATGAGAACAACTTGTGTTGCAGAAGGTGGCACTCCAAAGAAATCTGAATCTGGTGTAATTGAACAAAGTCGAACCTATGCACCAGAAAAGTCTATTAAAAATATGCTGTCAAGGATTGAAGCATCCAGGAACAAACATAATGAACATGTAGCAGCAAGTGCTGGAAAAACTGCAAGAAGCAAGAGAGAGACAATGGAAAAATATGAGAGACTTCAAAATAAACACAAGGCCCAAAAACGAGATGACTTTATGAAGTCTTCAGAGATGAAATCTGTAGTTGAGACTGAAAAGGACAAAGCTAGGACTCAGCATAAAACAACTATGAAAAGAGATATTAACCAATTACATGGAAAAGATAGAGTGGTAGgaaacaaaacagatttcaaaggaaatactgacaaacatagAGATAAGAAAAATGATCACAAGCATAGACAAGAAGAGGAAGATGACGGATATAGAAAGAAGAACGAGAAACACAAATATAAAGATGAAAATAGAGACAGAAAGACTGGACACAAACATAAATTACAAGAAGGTGCACAAAAAGTTGCTGGTAGTTGTACAAAAGATAACAATAGTGATGTCCATACTGTTGTAAAGAAAACCACAGAAGGCAGTGAAGAAAGTTGTGTTGTAATTGACAAGAATGAAACTGAAGGAGGGAATGATGTATGTAGAATTGAAACAAACAGAGGTGGGACAGATTCAACCAATACTATCAATGATAAACCCAGCAAGGATGCTGATAAACCCATTAAGGATGTTGATGAAGCCTACAAGGATACTGATAAAGCCAGCAAGGATGCTGATAAACCCTGCAAGGATGCTGATAATGCTAGCATGGATGCTGATAAACCCAGCAAGGATGCTGATAATGCTAGCAAGGATACTGATAAAGCCAGCAAGAATGCTGATAATGCCAGCAAGGATGCTGATAATGCCAGCATGGATGCTGATAAAGCCAGCAAGGATACTGATAAACCCTGCAAAGATACTGATAAACCCTGCAAGGATGCTGATAAACCCTGCAAGGATGCTGATAAACCCTGCAAGGATGCTGATAATGCCAGCATGGATGTTGATAAACCTGACAAGGGTGTTGATAAAGCCGACAAGGATGCTGATAAACCCAGCAAGGATGCTGATAAACCTGGCAAGGATGTGGTGAATGATGGTGATACTGGTGACATAGTAAACAGAGAAACCTTATCACCAGCTGTCACAGATAAACATAAGGAAGAAGAATCAGACAGCACAAGGGAGGAGGCTACTGACACACTGATGGGGAAGTCTACCAAGAAAAGACCAGAGTTTGATAAACTTTTACGAAACATGAAAGAAGTAAGAATTGTGTTGGTGGATTGTATGGCAACCAAATCAAAGACCTGTAAAGTTGTCactgaaaaaacaacacaatCGCAATCCCCAAAATGTCAATTTGATGAAAGTGTAGCCTCAACTGAAATTAAGATAGCAGTGAGGGACAAGACTAGCAAATATGAAAAAAGTAAAACGTCAGCCATGACTAGTGATTTCACCATTGCAGAAAAACAAAAGGACAACTATGCCAGAGAAACACCAATTAAAGAAAAGGACACCACACAAATAGCTAAAGAAAAGGACACCACGCAGATAGCTAAAGATAAGGACACCACACAAATAGCTAAAGAAAAGAACACCACACAAATAGCTACAGAAAAGGACACCACACAAATAGCTACAGAAAAGGATACCACACAAATAACTAAAGAAAAGGACACCGCACAAATAGCTACAGAAAAGGACACCACACAAATAGCTAAAGATAAGGACACTTCACAAATAACTAAAGAAAAGGACACCGCACAAATAGCTACAGAAAAGGACACCACACAAATAGCTAAAGAAAAGGATAACACACAAATAGCTAAAGAAAAGGATAACACACAAATAGCTAAAGAAAAGGACACTTCACAAATAGCTAAAGATAAGGACACCACACAAAAAGCTAAAGAAAAGAACACCACACAAATAGCTAAAGAAAAGGACACCACACAAATAGCTAAAGATAAGGACACCACACAAATAGCTACAGAAAAGGACATCACACAAATAGCTACAGAAAAGGTCAAGACACAAATAGCTACAGAAAAGGTCAAGACACAAATAGCTACAGAAAAGGTCAAGACACAAATAGCTAAAGAAAAGGTCAAGACACAAATAGCTACAGAAAAGGTCAAGACACAAATAGCTACAGAAAAGGTCAAGACACAAATAGCTACAGAAAAGGTCAAGACACAAATAGCTACAGAAAAGGTCAAGACACAAATAGCTACAGAAAAGGTCAAGACACAAATAGCTACAGAAAAGGTCAAGACACAAATAGCTACAGAAAAGGTCAAGACACAAATAGCTACAGAAAAGGTCAAGACACAAATAGCTACAGAAAAGGTCAAGACACAGGGCAAAGTGGTGAAAAGTGAGAGGGGTAAAATTGAAAAAGATTCTGAAGAGACAAGGAAGCCATCAAAGAAAAGTCCGTGTGTTAGGAAAGTTCTAAGAGtaattttacatgacatttaCAAGTCACCAAAGAAAAATGATGGACAACCAGTAGCCAAGCCCTCTGCTGGACAACCAGTAGCCAAGCCCTCTGCTGGACAACCAGTTGTTATTTCAGATAAAAACACAGAGATATCAGATAAGATTGAGGACAACACTCCAGCTGCTACAAATGAGATAATGGAAAGCTGTAAAGATACAGACAAGAAGAGGAAATGTGAAGATACAACAGACAAGAAGAGGAAATGTGAAGATACAGCTAAGTGTTCGGCCATTAAAGTGAAACAGGAGACATTGGTGAAGGGAAATAAGCTAAAGAAAGATGACACTGAAGATttcttgaaaactacatgtCTGAAATAG
- the LOC144439104 gene encoding DNA-directed RNA polymerase I subunit RPA49-like, giving the protein MASMEYSMSESRQDEVLIAQFTNGRLNVGKKLQSSTKFGYYGSTNNESVRHKNKRVLVAETGSMQYVGYNHGTKSSPSNYMSKFMVGILNKDTGKMQVCDAQYFIMRPQIEDEEDDAKDTRELSFVEKSDKLTKAFSSTRRQRAVQSRLRNKLSKEELEKDVGTAVQSVQLQPQTPQPNNEDSADGLFVPYDKNATRPEEVYKLNDLISATHIQMLKEPCQQLIEVSEEQLEEWRSKSRYPVYILNHLRVLPSQKEHQEQKAACLLYLHYLFTLFHLKVRDLHREIPFPADIPDDIKISLLKTFTVTSIAPSTNKPLRLRPPRLRDKLLSYIILISLHIDEFELHLNQLHSDLKIGLQKILSHVRNIGCKITTKKSLRGSEEGIQRIATLPLPLKLPDKPKMKRKK; this is encoded by the exons ATGGCGTCGATGGAGTATTCGATGTCTGAAAGTCGTCAAGATGAAGTGTTAATAG CGCAGTTTACCAATGGTAGACTAAATGTTGGAAAAAAATTACAGAGCTCCACCAAGTTTGGTTACTATGGCAGCACCAATAATGAAAGTGTTCGACACAAGAATAAAAGGGTTTTG GTTGCTGAAACTGGTTCAATGCAATATGTGGGTTATAATCATGGAACCAAGTCATCCCCAAGTAACTACATGTCAAA GTTTATGGTTGGAATCTTAAATAAAGATACAGGAAAGATGCAGGTATGCGATGCACAGTATTTTATAATGAGACCTCAAATAGAAGACGAAGAAGATGATGCTAAAGACACAAGGGAACTGTCATTTGTAGAAAAG AGTGACAAGTTGACCAAAGCATTTAGTAGTACCAGAAGACAGCGTGCCGTGCAATCCAGACTTCGCAATAAATTAAGTAAGGAAGAATTGGAAAAAGATGTAGGTACTGCTGTCCAAAGTGTTCAATTACAACCACAAACACCACAACCAAata ATGAGGACAGTGCAGATGGTTTATTTGTACCATATGATAAAAATGCCACCAGACCTGAAGAGGTATATAAGCTGAATGACT TAATATCTGCAACACACATACAGATGCTGAAGGAACCTTGTCAACAGTTAATTGAAGTTAGTGAAGAACAGTTAGAGGAATGGAGGTCCAAGTCACG ATACCCGGTCTACATCTTAAATCATCTCAGAGTCCTTCCTAGCCAAAAGGAGCATCAAGAACAGAAGGCTGCTTGTCTTCTTTATCTTCATTATCTTTTTACACTGTTTCACTTGAAAGTCAGAGATTTACATCGTGAAA TACCGTTTCCAGCAGACATCCCTGATGATATCAAGATATCGCTACTCAAGACCTTTACAGTAACAAGTATAGCTCCTTCAACAAATAAACCATTGAG ATTACGACCACCAAGACTCAGGGATaaattattgtcatatataatattaatatctctGCATATTGATGAGTTTGAACTGCACCTAAACCAGCTGCACAGTGATTTGAAGATTGGTTTACAAAA AATCTTGTCACATGTGCGTAATATTGGATGTAAAATTACCACAAAGAAATCATTGCGTGGTTCTGAAGAAGGAATCCAGAGAATAGCAACACTACCTTTACCATTGAAGTTACCTGATAAaccaaaaatgaaaagaaaaaagtag